In Massilia violaceinigra, one DNA window encodes the following:
- the murC gene encoding UDP-N-acetylmuramate--L-alanine ligase, with amino-acid sequence MKHKIKNIHFVGIGGSGMSGIAEVLLNLGYSVSGSDLGSNAASQRLASLGAQVMLGHAADNILGADAVVTSTAVKEDNPEVVAARAAQIPIVPRAIMLGELMRLKRGIAIAGTHGKTTTTSLVASVLAQGGLDPTFVIGGRLNSAGANAKLGTGEYIVAEADESDASFLNLTPMIEVITNIDADHMETYEHDFEKLKQAFVHFTHRLPFYGRVMLCIDDQHVRDIIPFVTKPITTYGFSEAAQVRAVNASAIGLQMHFTVVQEGYPDTQFILNQPGMHNVQNACSAIAIAREIGIDDSATQQGLAEFHGVGRRFTRYGDIGIPGGGSFALVDDFGHHPVETEVTLAAARGAYPGRRLVLAFQPHRYSRTRDLFEDFVKVLATPDVLLLAEVYAAGEAHVVAADGRALAHALRVGGKIEPIFVEAIADMPAAIMNVVRDGDVVITMGAGSISGIPNKLVTPVEA; translated from the coding sequence ATGAAACATAAAATCAAGAACATTCACTTCGTCGGCATCGGCGGCAGCGGCATGAGCGGCATCGCCGAAGTGCTGCTCAATCTCGGCTACAGCGTGTCCGGCTCGGACCTGGGCAGCAACGCGGCCAGCCAGCGCCTGGCCAGCCTGGGCGCGCAGGTCATGCTGGGCCACGCCGCCGACAATATCCTCGGCGCCGACGCCGTGGTCACCTCGACCGCGGTCAAGGAAGACAATCCGGAAGTGGTGGCGGCGCGCGCAGCGCAGATTCCCATTGTGCCGCGCGCGATTATGCTCGGTGAATTGATGCGCTTAAAGCGCGGCATCGCCATTGCCGGCACCCACGGCAAGACCACCACCACCAGCCTGGTGGCCTCGGTGCTGGCCCAGGGCGGACTCGATCCGACGTTCGTCATCGGCGGACGCCTGAACAGCGCCGGCGCCAACGCCAAGCTGGGAACGGGCGAATACATCGTGGCCGAAGCCGACGAATCGGACGCGTCGTTCCTGAACCTGACGCCGATGATCGAAGTGATCACCAATATCGACGCCGATCACATGGAAACCTACGAGCACGATTTCGAAAAGCTCAAGCAGGCGTTCGTGCACTTCACGCACCGCCTGCCGTTCTACGGCCGCGTGATGCTGTGCATCGACGACCAGCACGTGCGCGACATCATTCCCTTCGTGACCAAGCCGATCACCACCTACGGCTTTTCCGAAGCGGCCCAGGTGCGCGCGGTCAATGCCAGCGCCATCGGCCTGCAGATGCATTTCACGGTGGTCCAGGAAGGCTATCCGGATACACAGTTCATCCTCAACCAGCCCGGCATGCATAATGTGCAGAATGCCTGTTCGGCGATTGCCATCGCGCGCGAAATCGGCATCGACGACAGTGCGACCCAGCAGGGCCTGGCGGAGTTTCACGGCGTCGGCCGGCGCTTCACGCGCTACGGCGACATCGGTATTCCTGGCGGCGGCAGCTTCGCACTGGTGGACGACTTCGGCCACCACCCGGTCGAGACGGAAGTGACCCTGGCCGCCGCGCGCGGCGCCTACCCGGGCCGGCGCCTGGTGCTGGCGTTCCAGCCGCACCGCTATTCGCGCACGCGCGACCTGTTTGAAGACTTCGTCAAGGTGCTGGCCACGCCCGACGTGCTGCTGCTGGCCGAAGTGTATGCCGCCGGCGAAGCGCATGTGGTGGCCGCCGATGGCCGCGCGCTGGCGCATGCGCTGCGCGTGGGCGGGAAAATCGAGCCGATTTTCGTCGAGGCGATCGCCGACATGCCGGCCGCCATCATGAACGTGGTGCGCGACGGCGACGTGGTCATCACCATGGGCGCCGGCTCGATCAGCGGCATTCCGAATAAACTGGTTACCCCTGTGGAGGCTTGA
- a CDS encoding D-alanine--D-alanine ligase yields MSVFNSGDAAALGKVGVLFGGRSAERDVSIMSGTGVLAALRSKGIDAHPFDTGLRSITELAAEEFDRVFIALHGRYGEDGTLQGALEQLGIPYTGSGVMACAIAMDKIYTKMIWLMRGLPTPRYATLAADTDLAQVVEQLGLPLIVKPPHEGSSVGITKVRAAADFKAAYEVAAGFDEVVLAEEFVTGRELTVAVLGRGATARALPIVEIVAPDGNYDYQNKYFTDDTKYVCPAALDEATSAEVARLAVEAYRAVDCEGWGRVDVLLRASDNKPFLIEVNTSPGMTTHSLVPMGARALGISYEDLCVEIVRSARLKMAQGQG; encoded by the coding sequence ATGAGTGTATTTAATTCCGGCGACGCCGCCGCACTGGGCAAAGTCGGCGTGCTGTTCGGCGGCCGCTCGGCCGAACGCGACGTGTCGATCATGTCCGGCACCGGCGTGCTCGCGGCGCTGCGCAGCAAGGGCATCGACGCCCATCCGTTCGACACCGGCCTGCGCAGCATCACCGAGCTGGCGGCCGAGGAATTCGACCGCGTGTTCATCGCGCTGCACGGCCGCTACGGCGAAGACGGCACCCTGCAGGGCGCGCTCGAGCAGCTTGGCATTCCCTACACCGGCAGCGGCGTGATGGCGTGCGCGATCGCCATGGACAAGATCTACACCAAGATGATCTGGCTGATGCGCGGCCTGCCGACGCCGCGCTACGCCACGCTGGCCGCCGATACCGACCTGGCGCAGGTGGTCGAGCAGCTTGGCCTGCCGCTGATCGTCAAGCCGCCGCACGAAGGTTCGAGCGTGGGCATCACCAAGGTGCGCGCCGCCGCCGACTTCAAGGCGGCCTATGAGGTGGCGGCCGGCTTCGATGAAGTGGTGCTGGCCGAGGAATTCGTCACCGGGCGCGAACTGACGGTCGCGGTGCTTGGGCGCGGCGCGACTGCGCGCGCGCTGCCGATCGTCGAAATCGTGGCTCCGGACGGCAATTACGATTACCAGAACAAGTACTTCACCGACGACACCAAGTACGTTTGCCCGGCCGCGCTGGACGAAGCGACCAGCGCGGAAGTGGCGCGCCTGGCGGTGGAAGCCTACCGCGCCGTCGATTGCGAAGGCTGGGGCAGGGTCGACGTGCTGCTGCGCGCCAGCGACAACAAGCCGTTCCTGATCGAGGTCAATACCTCGCCGGGGATGACCACTCACTCGCTCGTGCCCATGGGCGCGCGCGCGCTGGGCATCAGTTATGAAGACCTGTGCGTCGAGATTGTGCGTTCGGCACGCTTGAAAATGGCCCAGGGCCAGGGTTAA
- the mraY gene encoding phospho-N-acetylmuramoyl-pentapeptide-transferase — translation MLLWLAQMFQDQLGPLRIFNFITFRAVFATITAVLIGLVAGPAVIRKLTSLKVGQAVRQDGPQTHLKKHGTPTMGGVLILIAIGVSTLLWCDLSNRLVWPVLVVTLGFGAIGWADDYRKVVYQDPEGMRSGEKYFWMSLIGIAASLYLAFSVSAPTPGKVWELFYAWVQSGFSLDLPPKADLIVPFVKTISYPLGVWGFIALTYCVIVGTSNAVNFTDGLDGLAIMPTVMVGSALGLFAYLTGSATYSKYLLIPHIPGAGELLIFCGAMAGAGLAFLWYNAHPAQMFMGDVGALALGGALGTIAVIVRQEIVLFIMGGVFVAETVSVIIQVSWFKYTKKRYGTGRRVFLMAPLHHHFEQKGWKETQVVVRFWIITMMLVLVGLSTLKLR, via the coding sequence ATGCTGCTCTGGCTCGCACAAATGTTCCAGGACCAACTCGGTCCTCTGCGAATCTTCAACTTCATCACGTTCCGTGCGGTGTTCGCCACCATCACGGCGGTGCTGATCGGCCTTGTCGCCGGTCCCGCCGTGATCCGCAAACTCACCTCGCTCAAGGTCGGCCAGGCAGTGCGCCAGGACGGTCCGCAGACGCACCTGAAAAAACACGGCACGCCGACCATGGGCGGTGTGCTGATCCTGATCGCCATCGGCGTCTCGACCCTGCTGTGGTGCGACCTGTCGAACCGCCTGGTGTGGCCGGTGCTGGTCGTGACCCTCGGTTTCGGCGCCATCGGCTGGGCCGACGACTACCGCAAGGTGGTGTACCAGGACCCGGAAGGCATGCGCTCGGGCGAAAAATACTTCTGGATGTCCCTGATCGGCATCGCCGCGTCGCTCTACCTGGCGTTCTCGGTGTCGGCGCCGACTCCGGGCAAGGTCTGGGAACTGTTCTATGCGTGGGTGCAGTCCGGCTTTTCGCTCGACCTGCCGCCCAAGGCCGACCTGATCGTGCCGTTCGTGAAAACCATCAGCTATCCGCTCGGCGTGTGGGGCTTCATCGCGCTGACCTACTGCGTCATCGTCGGCACCAGCAACGCGGTCAACTTCACCGACGGCCTCGATGGCCTGGCGATCATGCCGACCGTGATGGTCGGCTCGGCCCTGGGCCTGTTCGCCTACCTGACCGGCAGCGCCACGTACTCGAAATACCTGCTGATCCCGCACATTCCGGGCGCGGGCGAACTGCTGATCTTCTGCGGCGCGATGGCCGGCGCTGGCCTGGCCTTCCTCTGGTATAACGCGCATCCGGCCCAGATGTTCATGGGCGACGTCGGCGCGCTGGCGCTGGGCGGCGCGCTCGGCACCATCGCCGTCATCGTGCGCCAGGAAATCGTCCTGTTCATCATGGGCGGCGTGTTCGTGGCCGAAACGGTCTCGGTGATCATCCAGGTCAGCTGGTTCAAGTACACCAAGAAGCGTTACGGCACCGGGCGCCGCGTGTTCCTGATGGCGCCCTTGCACCACCACTTTGAACAAAAAGGCTGGAAAGAGACCCAGGTCGTCGTGCGTTTCTGGATTATCACGATGATGCTGGTGCTGGTCGGCCTGTCCACCCTGAAGCTGCGCTGA
- a CDS encoding cell division protein FtsQ/DivIB, translating to MWHDVRALNASASGLMAVVVIACLASAVWWLSQLPMFTLRTVRVDSVHGMELKHVNKLTLRAGVVGRIKGNFFTTNLEQVRTAFETVPWVRRAKVRREWPDQLIVEVEEHEALGTWGEDGRLLSMKGDVFTANLAEADEDHPLPALDGPEGSEKEVLARFLELRALFSPISLVPEKLDLSSRYAWTVKLDNGMSVALGREQDKTTLKQRVQRLVGIYPQLASRLQDGIDTVDMRYQNGLALSAAALVLPSDPHKPVKAAVKKAVKPNSRSTSSKTKQRQ from the coding sequence ATGTGGCATGACGTAAGAGCTTTGAACGCAAGCGCGAGCGGCCTGATGGCCGTGGTGGTGATCGCCTGCCTCGCGTCTGCCGTGTGGTGGTTGTCGCAGCTGCCGATGTTCACCCTGCGCACGGTGCGGGTCGACAGCGTGCATGGGATGGAACTGAAGCACGTGAACAAACTGACCTTGCGCGCCGGCGTGGTGGGCCGCATCAAGGGGAATTTTTTCACGACCAACCTGGAACAGGTGCGCACCGCCTTCGAAACGGTACCCTGGGTCAGGCGGGCCAAGGTACGGCGTGAATGGCCGGACCAGCTGATCGTGGAAGTCGAGGAGCACGAGGCGCTCGGCACCTGGGGCGAGGATGGGCGCCTGTTGTCGATGAAGGGCGATGTCTTTACCGCCAACCTGGCCGAGGCGGACGAGGATCATCCGCTGCCGGCGCTGGACGGGCCGGAAGGCAGCGAGAAGGAAGTACTGGCGCGGTTCCTGGAGTTGCGCGCGCTGTTTTCGCCGATCTCGCTGGTGCCGGAAAAGCTGGACCTGTCGAGCCGTTACGCATGGACCGTGAAACTCGATAACGGCATGAGCGTGGCGCTGGGGCGGGAGCAGGACAAGACGACGCTGAAACAGCGGGTGCAGCGGCTGGTGGGAATTTATCCGCAACTGGCCAGCCGCCTGCAGGACGGCATCGACACGGTCGACATGCGGTATCAGAACGGCCTGGCGCTTTCCGCCGCCGCGCTGGTGCTGCCAAGCGATCCGCACAAGCCTGTGAAGGCGGCAGTAAAAAAAGCAGTGAAACCGAACAGCAGATCAACCAGCAGCAAGACAAAGCAAAGACAGTAG
- the murG gene encoding undecaprenyldiphospho-muramoylpentapeptide beta-N-acetylglucosaminyltransferase has translation MKRLMIMAAGTGGHIFPGIAIAQTMRQRGWDVSWLGTSHGMEQDLVPKNGIAIDSIDFSGMRGKGLKHSVTGAFKMAASFVACRRIIRQRKPDVVLGMGGYVCVPGGMMARLAGVPLALVNADAALLLSNKTLAPLAGKVMFGFPADFGSAAAKAIVTGNPVRKEILAMAAPSQRFEGRSGALRILVVGGSLGAKVLNDSVPAALALLPEEQRPHVTHQSGKKNIDALRESYAKAGVTADVVDFIDDMAGAYAAADVVICRAGAITVSELTAAGVASVLVPFVASTTSHQRDNAQWMDKQKAAIHLPQTELSAQRVAQLLQGLSRDACRAMAQAALAVGKRNANEAIADVLEQLAGSTDRIETRT, from the coding sequence ATGAAGCGTTTGATGATCATGGCGGCCGGCACCGGCGGGCATATCTTCCCGGGGATCGCGATCGCGCAGACCATGCGCCAGCGCGGCTGGGACGTGAGCTGGCTCGGCACCTCGCACGGCATGGAGCAGGACCTGGTGCCGAAGAACGGCATCGCCATCGACAGCATCGATTTTTCGGGCATGCGGGGCAAGGGCCTGAAGCACAGCGTGACGGGCGCGTTCAAGATGGCCGCCAGTTTCGTGGCTTGCCGGCGCATTATCCGTCAGCGCAAGCCCGACGTGGTGCTCGGCATGGGCGGCTATGTGTGCGTCCCGGGCGGCATGATGGCGCGCTTGGCCGGCGTGCCGCTGGCGCTGGTCAATGCCGACGCGGCGCTGCTGTTGTCGAACAAGACGCTCGCGCCACTGGCCGGCAAAGTGATGTTCGGCTTTCCCGCCGATTTCGGCAGCGCCGCCGCCAAGGCCATCGTCACCGGCAACCCGGTGCGCAAGGAAATCCTGGCCATGGCGGCGCCGTCGCAGCGCTTCGAGGGGCGCAGCGGCGCGCTGCGCATCCTGGTGGTCGGCGGCAGTCTGGGCGCCAAGGTGTTGAACGACAGCGTGCCGGCCGCACTGGCGCTGCTGCCCGAAGAGCAGCGCCCGCACGTGACGCACCAGTCGGGCAAGAAGAATATCGATGCGCTGCGCGAATCGTACGCCAAGGCCGGCGTGACGGCCGACGTGGTCGACTTCATCGACGACATGGCCGGCGCCTACGCCGCGGCCGACGTGGTGATCTGCCGCGCCGGCGCGATCACCGTGTCGGAACTGACGGCGGCGGGCGTGGCCAGCGTGCTGGTGCCGTTCGTGGCCAGCACCACCAGCCACCAGCGCGACAACGCGCAGTGGATGGACAAACAGAAGGCGGCAATTCATTTGCCGCAAACGGAATTGAGCGCGCAGCGCGTGGCGCAGCTGCTGCAAGGCCTTAGCCGCGATGCATGCCGCGCCATGGCGCAGGCCGCGCTGGCGGTCGGCAAGCGCAACGCCAATGAAGCAATCGCGGATGTACTCGAACAACTGGCAGGATCGACAGACAGAATTGAAACAAGAACATGA
- the murD gene encoding UDP-N-acetylmuramoyl-L-alanine--D-glutamate ligase — MNHLEQYAGKHALVLGLGESGLAMAQWLARCGARVRVADTREAPQRLQALRDALPGAEFIGGELNEALLDTIDFVAVSPGLAPARELAAIVPAAATRAIPVWGEIELFAQGLAALKEERAYAPKVIAITGTNGKTTVTSLTGLLCQRAGLSTRVAGNISPAALDVLREVLDQAEGADEVFDQTLLPQAWILELSSFQLHSTFSLRADAATVLNITQDHLDWHGDMAAYGADKERIFGPSTVRVLNRDDALVARMAAPGADVRTFGTGEPKEADSFGLHNERGVLWLTVAVAGEESEKKRKKNEPAEVVPCTISRLMPADALRIRGLHNAANALAALALCRAIGLPFAPLLHGLRDYQGEPHRVELVAAIDAIDYYDDSKGTNVGATVAALTGLGKAFGGESQKIVLIAGGDGKGQEFEPLAEPCSRYVRAVVLIGRDAPLLRAAIEPSGVELIDCATLPEAVRRAAALAQGGDCVLLSPACASFDMFTGYAQRAQVFVDAVRELALEKGQDL; from the coding sequence ATGAACCACCTCGAACAATACGCCGGCAAGCACGCCCTGGTCCTCGGGCTGGGTGAATCCGGCCTGGCGATGGCCCAGTGGCTGGCGCGCTGCGGCGCGCGCGTGCGCGTGGCCGACACGCGCGAAGCGCCGCAACGCCTGCAGGCGCTGCGCGACGCGTTGCCCGGCGCCGAATTCATCGGCGGCGAACTCAATGAAGCCCTGCTCGACACCATCGACTTCGTCGCCGTCAGCCCGGGCCTGGCGCCCGCGCGCGAACTGGCCGCCATCGTGCCGGCCGCCGCCACGCGCGCCATTCCGGTGTGGGGCGAGATCGAACTGTTCGCCCAGGGCCTGGCCGCGCTCAAGGAAGAACGCGCCTATGCGCCGAAAGTCATCGCCATCACCGGCACCAACGGCAAGACCACCGTCACCAGCCTGACCGGTTTGCTGTGCCAGCGCGCCGGCCTGTCGACCCGCGTGGCCGGCAATATCAGCCCGGCGGCGCTTGACGTGCTGCGCGAAGTGCTGGATCAGGCCGAGGGCGCGGACGAAGTGTTCGATCAGACCCTGCTGCCGCAAGCCTGGATCCTCGAGCTGTCGAGCTTCCAGCTGCATTCGACCTTCAGCCTGCGCGCCGATGCCGCCACGGTACTGAACATCACCCAGGACCACCTGGACTGGCATGGCGACATGGCCGCCTACGGCGCCGACAAGGAACGCATCTTCGGACCATCGACGGTGCGCGTGCTCAATCGCGACGACGCGCTTGTCGCGCGCATGGCCGCGCCGGGCGCTGACGTGCGCACCTTCGGCACGGGCGAGCCGAAAGAAGCCGACAGCTTCGGCCTGCACAACGAACGCGGCGTGCTGTGGCTGACCGTGGCCGTGGCGGGCGAAGAGAGCGAGAAGAAGCGCAAGAAAAATGAACCGGCCGAAGTGGTGCCGTGCACGATCAGCCGTCTGATGCCGGCCGACGCCCTGCGCATCCGCGGCCTGCACAACGCCGCCAACGCGCTGGCCGCGCTGGCCCTGTGCCGCGCCATCGGCCTGCCGTTCGCGCCGCTGCTGCACGGCCTGCGCGACTACCAGGGCGAGCCGCACCGGGTCGAACTGGTGGCCGCCATCGACGCCATCGATTACTACGACGACAGCAAGGGCACCAATGTGGGCGCCACCGTGGCCGCGTTGACCGGCCTGGGCAAGGCCTTCGGCGGCGAATCGCAGAAGATCGTGCTCATCGCCGGCGGCGACGGCAAGGGCCAGGAGTTCGAACCGCTGGCCGAACCGTGCTCGCGCTATGTGCGCGCGGTGGTCCTGATCGGGCGCGACGCGCCGCTGCTGCGCGCGGCCATCGAGCCGTCCGGCGTCGAGTTGATCGATTGCGCGACCTTGCCTGAAGCGGTGCGGCGCGCGGCCGCCCTGGCGCAGGGCGGCGATTGCGTGCTGCTCTCGCCGGCCTGCGCCAGCTTCGACATGTTCACCGGCTATGCGCAGCGCGCCCAGGTGTTCGTCGACGCCGTGCGCGAACTGGCGCTGGAAAAAGGACAGGATCTCTGA
- the ftsW gene encoding putative lipid II flippase FtsW: MALQFPFKFAGSASDALSGDRTRPSKMMEYDQLLVWVTVLLMLFGMVMVYSASIALPDSPKYANYKTTYFVQRQAIFIMVSMLAGYFVFRIRIALWQRYASVMFVGSLALLVLVLVPHIGFSVNGAQRWLDLKLFKLQPSEVMKIAAVLYAADYTVRKQEYMHKLTKGFLPMAGAIGLVGLLLLLEPDLGAFGVIVCIAMGILFLGGINAVWFGGIGALLVTIFGAIIFFSPFRRARIFAYLDPWKEGNALDKAYQLTHSLIAFGRGEWFGVGLGASVEKLHYLPEAHTDFLMAVIGEELGLAGVLVVIAMFYWLVKRAFDIGRQAIAIDQIFAGLAAKGIGIWIGAQTFINMGVNLGILPTKGLTLPLMSYGGSGVLINCVGLAILLRIDYENRVLMRGGRP; this comes from the coding sequence ATGGCCCTCCAGTTTCCATTCAAATTCGCCGGTTCGGCTTCGGACGCTCTGTCCGGGGACCGCACACGCCCGTCGAAAATGATGGAATACGACCAGCTGCTGGTCTGGGTCACCGTGCTGCTGATGCTGTTCGGGATGGTGATGGTGTACTCGGCCTCGATCGCGCTGCCCGATTCGCCCAAATACGCCAACTACAAGACAACCTATTTCGTGCAGCGCCAGGCCATTTTCATCATGGTCTCGATGCTGGCCGGGTACTTCGTGTTCCGCATCCGGATCGCGCTCTGGCAGCGCTACGCGTCCGTCATGTTCGTCGGCAGCCTGGCGCTGCTGGTGCTGGTGCTGGTGCCGCACATCGGTTTTTCGGTCAATGGCGCGCAGCGCTGGCTGGACCTGAAACTGTTCAAGCTGCAGCCGTCCGAAGTGATGAAGATCGCGGCCGTGCTGTACGCGGCCGACTACACGGTGCGCAAGCAGGAATACATGCACAAGCTGACCAAGGGCTTCCTGCCCATGGCCGGCGCCATCGGCCTGGTGGGCCTGCTGCTGCTGCTCGAACCCGACCTGGGCGCGTTCGGCGTGATCGTCTGCATCGCCATGGGCATCCTGTTCCTGGGCGGGATCAACGCGGTCTGGTTCGGCGGCATCGGCGCGCTGCTGGTGACCATTTTCGGCGCCATCATCTTCTTTTCTCCATTCCGGCGCGCGCGCATTTTCGCCTACCTGGACCCCTGGAAGGAAGGCAATGCGCTCGACAAGGCTTACCAGCTGACCCACTCGCTGATCGCCTTCGGGCGCGGGGAATGGTTCGGCGTGGGCCTGGGCGCCAGCGTCGAAAAACTGCATTATCTGCCCGAAGCGCATACCGATTTCCTGATGGCCGTCATCGGCGAAGAACTCGGCCTGGCGGGCGTGCTGGTGGTCATCGCCATGTTTTACTGGCTGGTCAAGCGCGCCTTCGATATCGGCCGCCAGGCCATTGCCATCGACCAGATCTTCGCCGGCCTGGCCGCCAAAGGCATCGGCATCTGGATCGGCGCGCAGACGTTCATCAATATGGGCGTGAATCTGGGCATCCTGCCGACCAAGGGATTGACCCTGCCGTTGATGAGTTACGGCGGCTCGGGCGTCCTGATTAACTGCGTCGGACTGGCGATTTTGCTGCGTATCGATTATGAAAACCGTGTGTTGATGAGAGGTGGACGGCCATGA
- a CDS encoding UDP-N-acetylmuramoyl-tripeptide--D-alanyl-D-alanine ligase: MRGSLAQLVAAIPGARMTADATYQSVSTDSRSAGAGALFVALRGETFDAHDFLQQVAASGAAAVVVEQLPDGWTLPAIVVPDTLAALGRIAHHWRAQYAIPVIGVTGSNGKTTVKEMIAAILAAGLSDETRLATRGNLNNEIGVPLTLMRLTAAHKAAVVELGMNHPGEIARLTAIAAPTIGLVNNAQREHQEFMHTVEAVARENGAVLAGLAPDGVAVFPGDDEYTPLWQGIAAGRRTVTFGLDAASNVSCVHRAADFGSELDVTVRLDGEPLHMFVVRLAAAGLHNVRNALAAIACTMAAGVSPDIVARGLAAFEPVSGRLQRKQATGGATVIDDTYNANPDSVRAAIDVLAQAHAPRILVLGDMGEVGTQGREFHEEIGAYAAARGIDTVLVTGELTRHMAAAGARHYTQFDELLAALDTQLGSTSDATVLVKGSRFMKMERVVAHLVGSINTSKEAH, from the coding sequence ATGCGCGGCTCGCTCGCACAACTGGTTGCCGCCATTCCCGGCGCGCGCATGACGGCCGACGCGACCTATCAGAGCGTCTCGACCGACAGTCGCAGCGCCGGCGCCGGTGCGCTGTTCGTCGCCCTGCGCGGCGAGACCTTCGACGCCCACGATTTCCTGCAGCAGGTGGCCGCCAGCGGCGCCGCCGCAGTCGTTGTCGAACAGCTGCCGGACGGCTGGACGCTGCCGGCCATCGTGGTGCCCGATACCCTGGCCGCATTGGGCCGCATCGCCCATCACTGGCGTGCGCAATACGCCATTCCCGTGATCGGCGTCACCGGCAGCAACGGCAAGACCACGGTCAAGGAAATGATCGCCGCGATCCTGGCGGCCGGCCTGTCCGACGAGACGCGCCTGGCCACGCGCGGCAACCTGAATAACGAAATCGGCGTGCCGCTCACGCTCATGCGCCTGACCGCCGCACACAAGGCGGCCGTGGTCGAACTGGGGATGAACCACCCGGGCGAAATCGCGCGCCTGACCGCCATCGCCGCGCCGACCATTGGCCTGGTCAACAACGCCCAGCGCGAGCACCAGGAATTCATGCACACGGTCGAAGCGGTCGCGCGCGAAAACGGCGCCGTGCTGGCCGGCCTGGCGCCAGACGGCGTGGCCGTGTTCCCGGGCGACGACGAATACACGCCGCTGTGGCAGGGCATCGCCGCCGGCCGCCGCACGGTCACCTTTGGCCTGGACGCCGCATCGAACGTGAGCTGCGTGCACCGCGCCGCCGATTTCGGCAGCGAACTCGATGTGACCGTGCGCCTCGACGGCGAACCGCTGCACATGTTCGTCGTCAGGCTGGCCGCGGCCGGGCTGCACAATGTGCGCAATGCGCTCGCCGCGATCGCCTGCACCATGGCCGCCGGCGTCAGCCCCGACATCGTCGCGCGCGGCCTGGCCGCGTTCGAGCCGGTCAGCGGCCGCCTGCAGCGCAAGCAGGCCACCGGCGGCGCCACCGTCATCGACGACACCTACAACGCCAATCCGGATTCGGTGCGCGCCGCCATCGACGTGCTGGCGCAGGCGCACGCGCCGCGCATCCTGGTACTGGGCGACATGGGCGAAGTGGGCACGCAGGGGCGCGAGTTTCACGAAGAAATCGGCGCCTACGCAGCCGCGCGCGGCATCGACACGGTGCTCGTCACCGGCGAACTGACGCGCCACATGGCCGCCGCGGGCGCACGGCATTACACGCAGTTCGACGAATTATTGGCAGCACTCGATACGCAATTGGGCAGCACATCTGACGCAACTGTACTGGTGAAGGGCTCGCGTTTCATGAAGATGGAACGCGTCGTCGCTCACCTTGTCGGATCAATCAACACAAGTAAGGAAGCCCACTAA